In Temnothorax longispinosus isolate EJ_2023e chromosome 2, Tlon_JGU_v1, whole genome shotgun sequence, one DNA window encodes the following:
- the LOC139808054 gene encoding ABC transporter G family member 23, with protein MESASTPSTLMEMKTRRQPFRSQLSTLDTRRRQAVCVRRAFKKYGSKKNPNVILDGLNMTVPKGTIYGLLGASGCGKTTLLSCIVGRRRLDSGEIWVLGGRPGSKGSGVPGPRVGYMPQEIALYSEFSIRETFIYFGWCAGMTTEQVDEKLTFLIKFLELPPENRFVKNLSGGQQRRVSFAAAILAEPELLILDEPTVGVDPILRQNIWDHLVQITKDGTRTIIITTHYIEETRQAGIIGLMRNGKFLAEESPAKLMEMHRLDTLEDVFLKLSKRQNVGLRRRSSILSSITGVPPEDDVDEMSGEFGDNVSISSRRKSVVIVEDGNVTVPALPPEEEGDSSKHTMLNPMHMKALIWKNFLWMWRNVGIMFFIIALPVAQIVLFCISIGKDPVGLKLAIVNNELNNSTQPCTFGTGCDWSLLSCRYLQHLQKKTIQFLPYDSDEEATNAVTRGWAWGAITFPSNYSEALMARIDYGRDAAEWDINFAEMKIVMDMSNQQIGQLLQRDLLYAFQDFAKEVTVACNYSEKLTSIPINFKQPIYGPMNPNFTDFAAPGIILTIIFFLSVALTSGAMLLERNEGLLERSLVSGLTGTEILFGQVITQFMVMFGQTVMVLIVSFAIFKVTCEGDIGLITLLDILTGLCGMCFGFVIACFCDNERTATYVAMGSFLPIVMLCGIIWPIEGMHPLLKYISFLLPLTKSTESMRLIMARGWSISEPAVYYGFIATFIWISIFMSLAILLIKFRKS; from the exons ATGGAGAGTGCGAGCACGCCGAGCACGCTGATGGAGATGAAAACACGAAGACAGCCATTCCGCTCGCAACTATCGACCTTGGACACGAGACGGAGGCAGGCTGTTTGCGTAAGAAGGGCCTTCAAGAAATATGGGTCCAAAAAAAATCCCAACGTTATCCTGGACGGCCTCAATATGACCGTGCCGAAAGGCACAAT TTACGGGCTGCTTGGTGCAAGCGGTTGCGGAAAAACCACTCTGCTGTCGTGCATCGTTGGTCGGAGACGCTTGGATTCCGGCGAAATATGGGTGCTGGGCGGTCGACCGGGTTCCAAGGGGTCCGGTGTGCCCGGTCCCCGGGTCGGCTACATGCCGCAGGAGATCGCGCTCTACAGCGAGTTCTCCATTCGGGAAACGTTCATCTACTTCGGCTGGTGTGCCGGTATGACGACAGAACAGGTGGATGAAAAGCTGACTTTTCTGATTAAG TTTTTAGAACTACCGCCTGAAAATCGTTTCGTTAAGAATCTATCAGGTGGACAGCAAAGGAGAGTATCCTTCGCGGCTGCCATTTTAGCCGAGCCCGAACTCTTGATTCTGGACGAGCCGACAGTTGGAGTGGATCCTATTCTCCGTCAGAATATCTGGGATCACCTGGTGCAAATCACCAAGGATGGCACCAGGACCATCATTATCACTACGCACTACATCGAGGAGACTAG ACAAGCCGGCATCATCGGCCTGATGAGAAACGGCAAGTTTCTGGCGGAGGAGTCCCCAGCGAAGCTGATGGAGATGCATCGATTGGACACTTTGGAAGATGTCTTCTTGAAACTGAGCAAGAGGCAGAATGTGGGATTAAGAAGGAGAAGTAGCATTCTGAGCAGTATAACGGGTGTTCCGCCGGAAGAC GACGTGGACGAGATGAGCGGCGAGTTCGGCGATAACGTGAGCATATCTAGTCGACGGAAAAGTGTAGTCATTGTGGAGGACGGCAATGTAACG GTGCCGGCATTGCCACCGGAAGAAGAAGGTGATTCTTCCAAACACACTATGCTTAATCCGATGCACATGAAGGCTCTTATCTGGAAGAACTTTCTATGGATGTGGCGGAACGTCGG AATAATGTTTTTCATCATTGCTCTGCCGGTCGCCCAAATAGTCCTCTTCTGTATCTCCATTGGTAAGGATCCTGTAGGGTTGAAATTAGCCATTGTCAACAACGAGCTCAACAATAGCACGCAACCGTGCACTTTCGGAACCGGATGCGATTGGTCGCTCCTGAGCTGTCGATATCTTCAGCACCTGCAGAAGAAAACCATACAGTTTTTACCGTACGACAGTGACGAAGAAGCCACAAATGCTGTGACGAGGGGATGGGCATGGGGCGCTATAACGTTTCCGTCCAATTATTCCGAAGCTCTCATGGCGAGGATAGATTATGGCAGAGATGCCGCGGAATGGGACATTAATTTCGCGGAGATGAAAATCGTTATGGACATGTCCA ATCAACAGATAGGACAGCTGCTACAAAGGGACCTGCTTTACGCATTTCAAGATTTCGCGAAGGAGGTCACTGTGGCCTGCAACTATAGCGAAAAGTTAACAAGCATACCCATAAAC TTCAAGCAGCCGATCTACGGGCCTATGAATCCTAACTTCACGGATTTTGCAGCTCCGGGAATTATCCTAAC aatcattttctttctctcagtCGCATTGACGTCGGGCGCTATGCTGCTGGAGAGAAACGAGGGTCTGCTAGAAAGAAGCCTCGTGTCGG GTCTCACTGGCACGGAGATTCTTTTCGGTCAAGTGATCACGCAGTTTATGGTGATGTTCGGGCAAACTGTAATGGTCCTCATAGTCTCATTCGCGATCTTCAAAGTCACTTGCGAAGGCGACATCGGTTTGATCACTCTTTTGGACATTCTCACGGGCCTCTGCGGCATGTGTTTCG gTTTTGTAATCGCCTGTTTCTGCGACAATGAAAGGACCGCCACGTACGTGGCGATGGGCTCTTTTCTTCCAATTGTGATGTTGTGCGGCATTATCTGGCCCATAGAGGGCATGCATCCACTATTGAAGTATATTAGTTTCCTGCTACCCCTGACGAAGAGCACGGAGTCAATGAGACTAATAATGGCCAGAGGCTGGTCGATATCGGAACCGGCGGTTTATTACGGTTTTATTGCCACTTTCATTTGGATCAGTATCTTTATGAGCCTTGcgatattgttaattaaatttaggaAGAGTTAA